ACTGTGAGatacttttactttattaaatgcttaaattaatttgaaattaatcacAATATCATCATTTCATTATCAGgttcattatttaaatttttaatagaaaaatatgataatctTCGTATTACACAAgacataatttcatataatatcgaaaaatatggATATTAAGATTTTGGACGGTGGATTTAGTTCACAATTATCCACTCATATTGGTGCAAAAATTGATGGCGATCCTCTATGGACAGCAAGATTTTTAGCGACGAATCCTGATGCAGTTTATGCTACGCATTTAGATTTTCTACGAGCAGGTGCAGATATTATTGAAACAAGTACATATCAAGCTTCAGTTCctgatttaatgaaatatttatctgtaACTGAAGAGAaaggtataaaattattacacaaaGCTGTAAATCTTGCTAAAAATGCAGTGAATGattatattaaagaaagtATAGGAAACAATGCTATTGAAAATAAGAATCCTATCGTTGCTGGCTCCTGTGGACCTTATGGTGCTAGCCTACATGATGGTTCTGAATATAATGGAACTTATGGTAAAACAACGCCTCGTGATACCATCATTGAATGGCACAAATCACGCATAAATGCTCTTGTAGATGctgatataaatttattagcaCTAGAAACTATACCTTGCTGTCAGGAAGCAGAAGCATTAATTGAACTTTTAAGAGAATATCCAAACATTAAGGCATGGCTTTCATTTTCTTGCAAAAAGGACAGTCAAAACATAGTAGATGGAAGTGATTTCCAAGAAATTGCTTTACGTTGCTATAAAACGGCATTACCAGGGCAAATAGTTGCCATTGGTGTAAATTGCATTGCTCCAGAAAACGTAACTCCTttactaaaaaatatcaatacaGGGCCAGCGAATGAGTTTATACCATTAATTGCATATCCTAATAGCGGTGAAATCTATTTACAAAGTGAAGGCTggataaaaaatggaaactctgcttcatttgaaaattttattcctgaATGGCTAGAACTTGGAATACGTTATCTTGGAGGTTGTTGCAGAACGTATGCagaagatataaaatcaattagaaaagaagtaaacaatttcaagagaaaaagggagTCATAATGGATtaactgttttatttaatcaattattttaaatacgtcATTATGTTAAGTCAAttgtttttttcttgtttattttaagtaaAGTTCTGTGAcctatatattaaatatttagaaaatatatgtatgtttttatataatcttatatTTTGACTAATATATCTTAACAAAATAtgtcaaaattaataacatatatatatatatattacttattatatatatattattattattattattattattattattatatatatactatatattatacttattatatatatatatattacgattaataattttcagttaatattatttgctactaaggaaggaaaaaaaatatatatatattttttatatattcgttgcacatacatatataatgttatatttttttgtcaTACAACAAACTGTGTATTAGTCTTGTTCATTTGTTGTGTACTGCATtacaataatatgaaaatattatgaaaactTAAATTCAGCACTATtagtaatgataataaaaaacaacttccaatttctgtaataaaaaatatcaattaatgtTGATTATCAGTTAATGCTTATCACATCAATGTAATTTGCTAAATTTAAAAGTGTTAGGCATACATATGATAGATATCATAACGCGTAGTTTATCGTAACATACGTAAACACGTGACTAAATCTGAtcttaatgtaaaaattgtacagtgtagatacaagaagaaaattaacgGTTTTTGGAACAATTATACTTAAGCTTTTGTTCACGTTAATATTTATCTCACTGATTCGTTATGGACTTTGGAATAAGTATATTTCATAAAGCcaattgtagaaattattgCTTCAGACTCGCAAACACATCTAAACGGCCAAGACGtgcgtgaaataataaaagttggTTTTCTCTATGTTACAAACGCATTACtattacacaaaattatagttatatttaaaatgtttaaaactgaaaaataattttatatttttactcgtGAATAGATATtcttgatattaaaaatatttgataacaattttaaaagagAATCATGCAAGAAGTGAAGGTGTTAGATGGTGGATTTTCTACACAATTAGCAACTCATGTTGGTGATATAATAGATGGTGATCCTTTATGGACTGCACGATTTCTTGTTACGAATCCTAATGCAGTTATTTCTACGCAtttggattttttaaaagcTGGAGCAGACATAATTCAGACAAACACTTATCAAACATCTGTTGATGGTTTTTCAAAGTATATGAACCTTTCAGAAGAGGAAGGTCttaatttgttttctaaaGCTGTAGATTATGCTAAAGaagctataaatttatacaaagaagagataaaaagtaaaagaaatgttaGAAATGCAAATCCACTAATTGCTGGATCAGTTGGGCCTTATGGAGCCTGTTTGCATGATGCTTCAGAATATACTGGAAAATATTGCTCAACTGTGTCAGAAGAAATTCTTATGAATTGGCACAGACCACgtattcaaaaattaatagaaagtgGTGTTGATATGTTAGCTATAGAAACAATTCCATGCAAGCAAGAAGCAAAAGCACTGgttaaattattgaaagagTTTCCAAATAGTAAAGCTTGGTTGTCTTTCTCATGTAGCTACGATGGAGAGAGCATAGCAGATGGCTCTCATTTTCAAGACATAGCACTATGGTGTTACAAGGAAGCCTTGCCAGGACAAATTTTAGCAATTGGAGTTAATTGTATCGCACCA
This genomic window from Bombus pyrosoma isolate SC7728 linkage group LG4, ASM1482585v1, whole genome shotgun sequence contains:
- the LOC122567054 gene encoding homocysteine S-methyltransferase-like, whose translation is MDIKILDGGFSSQLSTHIGAKIDGDPLWTARFLATNPDAVYATHLDFLRAGADIIETSTYQASVPDLMKYLSVTEEKGIKLLHKAVNLAKNAVNDYIKESIGNNAIENKNPIVAGSCGPYGASLHDGSEYNGTYGKTTPRDTIIEWHKSRINALVDADINLLALETIPCCQEAEALIELLREYPNIKAWLSFSCKKDSQNIVDGSDFQEIALRCYKTALPGQIVAIGVNCIAPENVTPLLKNINTGPANEFIPLIAYPNSGEIYLQSEGWIKNGNSASFENFIPEWLELGIRYLGGCCRTYAEDIKSIRKEVNNFKRKRES
- the LOC122567055 gene encoding homocysteine S-methyltransferase YbgG-like, coding for MQEVKVLDGGFSTQLATHVGDIIDGDPLWTARFLVTNPNAVISTHLDFLKAGADIIQTNTYQTSVDGFSKYMNLSEEEGLNLFSKAVDYAKEAINLYKEEIKSKRNVRNANPLIAGSVGPYGACLHDASEYTGKYCSTVSEEILMNWHRPRIQKLIESGVDMLAIETIPCKQEAKALVKLLKEFPNSKAWLSFSCSYDGESIADGSHFQDIALWCYKEALPGQILAIGVNCIAPQNVTSLLKGINENCKQDFIPLVVYPNSGEKYTVEQGWVKRGEGYFLHEFIHEWLDLGVRYIGGCCRTNAVDVKKIRAEVEKWKSN